The proteins below are encoded in one region of Hordeum vulgare subsp. vulgare chromosome 3H, MorexV3_pseudomolecules_assembly, whole genome shotgun sequence:
- the LOC123445165 gene encoding general transcription and DNA repair factor IIH subunit TFB1-3-like isoform X2: protein MGTMTIGAKYKTTLKDPGHGGVLRMSEDKLIFTPNDPRSLMKLSVDFRSIKGHKFNKVDGSKPTPPLLNLSKVSDKGGGYIFEFDNVGNRDLCRDFVARVLGKHQGTVPARPNVPPEKLAVSTGPEQLSSAEMERRMKLLREDSELQKLHKKFVLGNILQESEFWATRKNLLDDETNKSSKQKPGFKSAMLADVRPSADGQTNKVTFSLTTEIIHQIFAEKPAVHRAFLDYVPKKLSEKDFWTKYCRAEYLLRTKNTLAAKAEAADDEELAMFLKNDDILAKEAKLKIKRVDPTLDMEADAGDDYIHLPDHGILRDGSRETTDTDSELARRTLSQDLNRHAAVVLEGRSTDIESTDTKTVAEALARSKKEPPPSSVADDASHERLVKAARMTELEDLQAPRSLPYAPLCIKDPREYFDSQQANALRPLGNNDGRKARSCSLSADDAFRHLMDQISSVKMNCPVVQADVALKVLNELNEGISRSRRLNLKNPQDSLLGRLPHRTRDELMDHWTAIQELLRHFWSSYPITTAVLSNKVQRLKEAMTQIYQKLQDIKESAQPDVRHEISQLVKPMTQALDAAFYHDQQQKSSKSGTGSKPNGF, encoded by the exons atgggGACCATGACGATCGGTGCCAAGTACAAGACCACGCTCAAGGACCCGGGCCACGGCGGCGTCCTCCGCATG AGCGAAGATAAGTTAATATTTACCCCTAACGATCCACGCTCACTAATGAAGCTCAGTGTAGATTTCCGAAGCATCAAAG GCCACAAATTTAATAAGGTTGATGGTAGCAAACCAACACCGCCATTATTGAATCTTTCAAAAGTTTCTGACAAG gggggaggctatatttttGAGTTTGACAATGTTGGTAACCGTGATTTGTGCCGTGATTTTGTAG CTAGGGTTTTAGGTAAGCATCAAGGTACTGTGCCTGCTAGACCAAATGTACCTCCTGAAAAATTAGCCGTGTCGACTGGTCCAGAACAGCTCAGTTCTGCCGAAATGGAACGCCGGATGAAATTGCTACGAGAAGACAG TGAACTGCAGAAGTTGCATAAGAAGTTTGTGCTTGGCAATATTCTGCAAGAGTCTGAATTTTGGGCAACAAGAAAG AATTTACTTGATGATGAAACAAACAAATCATCAAAACAAAAGCCAGGTTTCAAAAGTGCCATGCTAGCTGATGTTAGGCCATCAGCTGATGGACAG ACAAACAAGGTTACTTTCAGTCTGACTACTGAGATTATCCATCAG atttttgcagaaAAGCCAGCCGTGCATCGGGCATTTTTAGATTATGTTCCAAAGAAG TTGTCAGAAAAGGATTTTTGGACAAAATACTGTAGAGCTGAGTATCTACTTAGGACAAAAAATACTTTAGCGGCAAAAGCTGAAGCTGCTGACGATGAGGAATTAGCcatgtttttgaaaaatgatgaTATACTTGCCAAGGAGGCAAAGCTCAAG ATAAAACGAGTTGATCCAACATTAGACATGGAGGCAGATGCAGGGGATGACTACATTCATCTTCCG GATCATGGGATTCTCCGTGATGGCAGCAGAGAGACAACTGATACTGATAGCGAGTTGGCTAGGAGAACACTTTCTCAAGATCTAAATCGGCATGCTGCTGTTGTTCTTGAAGGGAGATCAACAG ATATTGAATCAACTGATACGAAGACTGTGGCTGAAGCACTTGCAAGGTCCAAGAAAG AACCACCTCCTAGCTCTGTTGCTGATGATGCTAGTCATGAGAGGTTGGTAAAGGCGGCCCGCATGACTGAGTTAGAGGATCTGCAAGCTCCACGAAGTCTCCCATATGCACCACTTTGTATAAAG GATCCTCGAGAATATTTTGATTCTCAGCAAGCAAATGCTCTGAGACCTTTAGGTAACAACGATGGAAGAAAGGCGCGCAGCTGCAGCCTGAGCGCCGATGATGCATTCCGTCATTTGATGGATCAAATATCTTCCGTGAAAATGAACTGTCCGGTTGTTCAGGCAGATGTTGCTCTGAAG GTTCTTAACGAATTGAATGAAGGAATTTCACGTTCACGGAGGCTTAATCTTAAGAATCCCCAAGACAGTCTCCTTGGTCGTCTTCCTCACCGAACACGAGATGAACTTATGGAT CATTGGACGGCTATCCAGGAGTTGCTGCGCCATTTTTGGTCATCATACCCGATAACAACCGCAGTTCTTTCTAATAAG GTTCAACGGCTTAAGGAAGCAATGACACAGATATATCAGAAGTTACAG GATATAAAGGAATCGGCACAGCCTGATGTACGGCATGAAATATCTCAACTCGTAAAGCCCATGACACAG GCGCTGGATGCTGCATTCTACCATGACCAGCagcagaaatcttcaaagtccgggACCGGGAGCAAGCCCAATGGGTTTTGA
- the LOC123445165 gene encoding general transcription and DNA repair factor IIH subunit TFB1-3-like isoform X1, whose amino-acid sequence MGTMTIGAKYKTTLKDPGHGGVLRMSEDKLIFTPNDPRSLMKLSVDFRSIKGHKFNKVDGSKPTPPLLNLSKVSDKGGGYIFEFDNVGNRDLCRDFVARVLGKHQGTVPARPNVPPEKLAVSTGPEQLSSAEMERRMKLLREDRDEHLIFVRCFKRMIQTDLQTIIANQRKHSCAVLLPRFVLFEPFSVCSELQKLHKKFVLGNILQESEFWATRKNLLDDETNKSSKQKPGFKSAMLADVRPSADGQTNKVTFSLTTEIIHQIFAEKPAVHRAFLDYVPKKLSEKDFWTKYCRAEYLLRTKNTLAAKAEAADDEELAMFLKNDDILAKEAKLKIKRVDPTLDMEADAGDDYIHLPDHGILRDGSRETTDTDSELARRTLSQDLNRHAAVVLEGRSTDIESTDTKTVAEALARSKKEPPPSSVADDASHERLVKAARMTELEDLQAPRSLPYAPLCIKDPREYFDSQQANALRPLGNNDGRKARSCSLSADDAFRHLMDQISSVKMNCPVVQADVALKVLNELNEGISRSRRLNLKNPQDSLLGRLPHRTRDELMDHWTAIQELLRHFWSSYPITTAVLSNKVQRLKEAMTQIYQKLQDIKESAQPDVRHEISQLVKPMTQALDAAFYHDQQQKSSKSGTGSKPNGF is encoded by the exons atgggGACCATGACGATCGGTGCCAAGTACAAGACCACGCTCAAGGACCCGGGCCACGGCGGCGTCCTCCGCATG AGCGAAGATAAGTTAATATTTACCCCTAACGATCCACGCTCACTAATGAAGCTCAGTGTAGATTTCCGAAGCATCAAAG GCCACAAATTTAATAAGGTTGATGGTAGCAAACCAACACCGCCATTATTGAATCTTTCAAAAGTTTCTGACAAG gggggaggctatatttttGAGTTTGACAATGTTGGTAACCGTGATTTGTGCCGTGATTTTGTAG CTAGGGTTTTAGGTAAGCATCAAGGTACTGTGCCTGCTAGACCAAATGTACCTCCTGAAAAATTAGCCGTGTCGACTGGTCCAGAACAGCTCAGTTCTGCCGAAATGGAACGCCGGATGAAATTGCTACGAGAAGACAG GGATGAACATTTAATCTTCGTGCGTTGTTTTAAGAGAATGATACAGACAGATTTGCAGACTATCATAGCCAACCAGAGGAAACATAGTTGCGCTGTATTATTGCCTCGTTTTGTCTTGTTTGAACCCTTCTCTGTTTGCAGTGAACTGCAGAAGTTGCATAAGAAGTTTGTGCTTGGCAATATTCTGCAAGAGTCTGAATTTTGGGCAACAAGAAAG AATTTACTTGATGATGAAACAAACAAATCATCAAAACAAAAGCCAGGTTTCAAAAGTGCCATGCTAGCTGATGTTAGGCCATCAGCTGATGGACAG ACAAACAAGGTTACTTTCAGTCTGACTACTGAGATTATCCATCAG atttttgcagaaAAGCCAGCCGTGCATCGGGCATTTTTAGATTATGTTCCAAAGAAG TTGTCAGAAAAGGATTTTTGGACAAAATACTGTAGAGCTGAGTATCTACTTAGGACAAAAAATACTTTAGCGGCAAAAGCTGAAGCTGCTGACGATGAGGAATTAGCcatgtttttgaaaaatgatgaTATACTTGCCAAGGAGGCAAAGCTCAAG ATAAAACGAGTTGATCCAACATTAGACATGGAGGCAGATGCAGGGGATGACTACATTCATCTTCCG GATCATGGGATTCTCCGTGATGGCAGCAGAGAGACAACTGATACTGATAGCGAGTTGGCTAGGAGAACACTTTCTCAAGATCTAAATCGGCATGCTGCTGTTGTTCTTGAAGGGAGATCAACAG ATATTGAATCAACTGATACGAAGACTGTGGCTGAAGCACTTGCAAGGTCCAAGAAAG AACCACCTCCTAGCTCTGTTGCTGATGATGCTAGTCATGAGAGGTTGGTAAAGGCGGCCCGCATGACTGAGTTAGAGGATCTGCAAGCTCCACGAAGTCTCCCATATGCACCACTTTGTATAAAG GATCCTCGAGAATATTTTGATTCTCAGCAAGCAAATGCTCTGAGACCTTTAGGTAACAACGATGGAAGAAAGGCGCGCAGCTGCAGCCTGAGCGCCGATGATGCATTCCGTCATTTGATGGATCAAATATCTTCCGTGAAAATGAACTGTCCGGTTGTTCAGGCAGATGTTGCTCTGAAG GTTCTTAACGAATTGAATGAAGGAATTTCACGTTCACGGAGGCTTAATCTTAAGAATCCCCAAGACAGTCTCCTTGGTCGTCTTCCTCACCGAACACGAGATGAACTTATGGAT CATTGGACGGCTATCCAGGAGTTGCTGCGCCATTTTTGGTCATCATACCCGATAACAACCGCAGTTCTTTCTAATAAG GTTCAACGGCTTAAGGAAGCAATGACACAGATATATCAGAAGTTACAG GATATAAAGGAATCGGCACAGCCTGATGTACGGCATGAAATATCTCAACTCGTAAAGCCCATGACACAG GCGCTGGATGCTGCATTCTACCATGACCAGCagcagaaatcttcaaagtccgggACCGGGAGCAAGCCCAATGGGTTTTGA
- the LOC123445165 gene encoding general transcription and DNA repair factor IIH subunit TFB1-3-like isoform X3 — MGTMTIGAKYKTTLKDPGHGGVLRMSEDKLIFTPNDPRSLMKLSVDFRSIKGHKFNKVDGSKPTPPLLNLSKVSDKGGGYIFEFDNVGNRDLCRDFVARVLGKHQGTVPARPNVPPEKLAVSTGPEQLSSAEMERRMKLLREDRDEHLIFVRCFKRMIQTDLQTIIANQRKHSCAVLLPRFVLFEPFSVCSELQKLHKKFVLGNILQESEFWATRKNLLDDETNKSSKQKPGFKSAMLADVRPSADGQTNKVTFSLTTEIIHQIFAEKPAVHRAFLDYVPKKLSEKDFWTKYCRAEYLLRTKNTLAAKAEAADDEELAMFLKNDDILAKEAKLKIKRVDPTLDMEADAGDDYIHLPDHGILRDGSRETTDTDSELARRTLSQDLNRHAAVVLEGRSTDIESTDTKTVAEALARSKKEPPPSSVADDASHERLVKAARMTELEDLQAPRSLPYAPLCIKDPREYFDSQQANALRPLGNNDGRKARSCSLSADDAFRHLMDQISSVKMNCPVVQADVALKENLTTYMVWA, encoded by the exons atgggGACCATGACGATCGGTGCCAAGTACAAGACCACGCTCAAGGACCCGGGCCACGGCGGCGTCCTCCGCATG AGCGAAGATAAGTTAATATTTACCCCTAACGATCCACGCTCACTAATGAAGCTCAGTGTAGATTTCCGAAGCATCAAAG GCCACAAATTTAATAAGGTTGATGGTAGCAAACCAACACCGCCATTATTGAATCTTTCAAAAGTTTCTGACAAG gggggaggctatatttttGAGTTTGACAATGTTGGTAACCGTGATTTGTGCCGTGATTTTGTAG CTAGGGTTTTAGGTAAGCATCAAGGTACTGTGCCTGCTAGACCAAATGTACCTCCTGAAAAATTAGCCGTGTCGACTGGTCCAGAACAGCTCAGTTCTGCCGAAATGGAACGCCGGATGAAATTGCTACGAGAAGACAG GGATGAACATTTAATCTTCGTGCGTTGTTTTAAGAGAATGATACAGACAGATTTGCAGACTATCATAGCCAACCAGAGGAAACATAGTTGCGCTGTATTATTGCCTCGTTTTGTCTTGTTTGAACCCTTCTCTGTTTGCAGTGAACTGCAGAAGTTGCATAAGAAGTTTGTGCTTGGCAATATTCTGCAAGAGTCTGAATTTTGGGCAACAAGAAAG AATTTACTTGATGATGAAACAAACAAATCATCAAAACAAAAGCCAGGTTTCAAAAGTGCCATGCTAGCTGATGTTAGGCCATCAGCTGATGGACAG ACAAACAAGGTTACTTTCAGTCTGACTACTGAGATTATCCATCAG atttttgcagaaAAGCCAGCCGTGCATCGGGCATTTTTAGATTATGTTCCAAAGAAG TTGTCAGAAAAGGATTTTTGGACAAAATACTGTAGAGCTGAGTATCTACTTAGGACAAAAAATACTTTAGCGGCAAAAGCTGAAGCTGCTGACGATGAGGAATTAGCcatgtttttgaaaaatgatgaTATACTTGCCAAGGAGGCAAAGCTCAAG ATAAAACGAGTTGATCCAACATTAGACATGGAGGCAGATGCAGGGGATGACTACATTCATCTTCCG GATCATGGGATTCTCCGTGATGGCAGCAGAGAGACAACTGATACTGATAGCGAGTTGGCTAGGAGAACACTTTCTCAAGATCTAAATCGGCATGCTGCTGTTGTTCTTGAAGGGAGATCAACAG ATATTGAATCAACTGATACGAAGACTGTGGCTGAAGCACTTGCAAGGTCCAAGAAAG AACCACCTCCTAGCTCTGTTGCTGATGATGCTAGTCATGAGAGGTTGGTAAAGGCGGCCCGCATGACTGAGTTAGAGGATCTGCAAGCTCCACGAAGTCTCCCATATGCACCACTTTGTATAAAG GATCCTCGAGAATATTTTGATTCTCAGCAAGCAAATGCTCTGAGACCTTTAGGTAACAACGATGGAAGAAAGGCGCGCAGCTGCAGCCTGAGCGCCGATGATGCATTCCGTCATTTGATGGATCAAATATCTTCCGTGAAAATGAACTGTCCGGTTGTTCAGGCAGATGTTGCTCTGAAG GAAAACCTAACTACCTACATGGTATGGGCCTAG